A stretch of the Lactuca sativa cultivar Salinas chromosome 9, Lsat_Salinas_v11, whole genome shotgun sequence genome encodes the following:
- the LOC111889728 gene encoding polyphenol oxidase I, chloroplastic, translated as MELSRTDLTPTTMMASYIFSTVPSATEVTTNNFSHSSIFSKTSTHRFKYTHENQTHRFKVSCNKTSDDKYDTLETSLDKKNVDRRNLLLGLGGTLYGAANLTFLPSAFSVPIAAPNVSDCAIASKGIHNIKDAVRGVACCPPVLTLNSPKNYVFPKETAVRIRPAAQRASDDYIDKYKAAIKAMRDLPDDHPHSFKQQAKIHCAYCNGSYTQKESGKEYEHLTLQIHNSWLFFPFHRWYLYFYERILGKLIDDPTFAIPYWNWDNPTGMIIPDLFEKPIQVRERKENPVFDAYRDARHLPPALVDIDYNGEDRGVSCIDQITINLSAMYKQMISNASDPTSFFGGRYVAGMDHDDKNSHGNPSVGSIEAGCHTAVHRWVADPRMPNNEDMGNFYSAGYDPIFYAHHANVDRMWKIWKELGIRGHREPTDKDWLDASYVFYDENEELVRVYNRDCVDLNKLNYDYETSRIPWARNRPIPRAKNPQMAARSARMGRSFHDVQFPVKLDGIVKVLVKRPYVNRTKEEKEKANEILMLNGICFDSEKFVKFDVYVDDKDDEPETTAADSEFAGSFAQLPHHQSGEKMFMTSAARFGLTELLEDIEAEDDESIMVTLVPRTGSDDITISEIKIELVPIV; from the coding sequence ATGGAGCTCAGCAGAACGGATTTAACACCTACGACAATGATGGCTTCATATATCTTTTCCACCGTTCCCTCAGCCACCGAAGTCACCACCAACAACTTCTCCCATTCCTCGATATTTTCCAAAACTTCCACTCACCGATTCAAATATactcatgaaaaccaaacccatCGTTTCAAAGTCTCATGCAACAAAACCTCAGACGACAAATATGATACACTGGAAACATCACTTGACAAGAAGAATGTAGACCGAAGAAACTTGCTTCTGGGGCTCGGTGGAACTCTCTACGGTGCCGCCAACTTGACCTTCCTCCCGTCCGCCTTCTCGGTGCCCATTGCTGCTCCCAATGTTTCAGACTGTGCTATTGCCAGTAAAGGTATACACAACATCAAAGATGCTGTAAGGGGGGTAGCTTGTTGCCCACCAGTACTGACACTAAATTCCCCAAAAAATTACGTCTTCCCGAAGGAGACCGCAGTTCGTATCCGTCCGGCAGCACAAAGAGCCTCTGACGATTACATTGACAAGTATAAAGCAGCAATTAAGGCCATGAGGGATCTCCCAGATGACCACCCACACAGTTTCAAGCAACAAGCCAAGATCCATTGCGCTTATTGCAATGGCTCTTACACTCAAAAAGAGAGTGGCAAGGAATATGAACACCTCACACTCCAGATTCATAACTCGTGGCTCTTCTTTCCTTTCCACCGGTGGTACCTCTATTTCTACGAAAGGATATTGGGAAAGTTGATTGACGACCCAACTTTCGCGATACCATACTGGAATTGGGACAACCCCACCGGAATGATAATCCCTGACTTGTTTGAAAAACCCATCCAAGTAAGGGAACGCAAAGAAAACCCCGTCTTTGACGCTTACAGGGATGCCAGACACCTCCCACCAGCTCTTGTTGATATCGATTATAACGGTGAAGACCGTGGCGTTTCATGTATAGACCAAATAACTATTAATTTGTCTGCAATGTATAAGCAGATGATCAGTAATGCTAGTGACCCAACAAGCTTCTTCGGTGGCAGATACGTCGCTGGGATGGACCACGATGACAAAAATAGTCATGGAAATCCATCGGTTGGGTCCATAGAAGCTGGTTGTCACACAGCGGTGCACCGATGGGTGGCTGATCCTCGGATGCCGAACAATGAAGACATGGGAAACTTCTACTCCGCAGGGTATGACCCTATCTTTTATGCCCACCACGCCAATGTTGACCGGATGTGGAAAATCTGGAAAGAGTTGGGTATCAGGGGACACCGTGAACCAACCGACAAGGACTGGCTAGATGCATCATACGTGTTTTACGATGAGAATGAAGAACTTGTACGTGTCTATAACCGAGACTGTGTGGACTTGAATAAGCTTAACTACGACTATGAAACATCCCGTATCCCGTGGGCCAGGAATCGGCCGATCCCACGTGCTAAGAATCCTCAAATGGCAGCGAGGTCAGCCCGAATGGGGAGGAGTTTTCATGACGTGCAATTTCCGGTGAAGTTAGACGGGATAGTAAAGGTGCTAGTGAAGAGACCTTATGTAAACAGGACTAAGGAGGAGAAGGAGAAAGCAAATGAGATATTGATGTTGAATGGGATTTGTTTTGATAGCGAGAAGTTTGTAAAGTTTGATGTGTATGTGGATGACAAGGACGATGAACCAGAAACCACTGCGGCTGATAGCGAGTTTGCAGGTAGCTTTGCGCAGTTGCCTCACCATCAATCAGGCGAGAAGATGTTCATGACAAGTGCCGCGAGATTCGGGTTAACAGAGTTGTTGGAGGACATTGAAGctgaagatgatgaatctattATGGTGACTTTGGTTCCTAGGACAGGGTCCGATGATATCACAATTTCAGAGATCAAGATTGAGCTGGTCCCCATCGTTTGA